From one Lactiplantibacillus paraplantarum genomic stretch:
- a CDS encoding peptidylprolyl isomerase PrsA — MKKWLIALAGVLLTFTLAGCGSKTVASTSGGKITESQYYSSMKGTSSGKQVLQQMILNKVLEKDYGSKVSTKQVTKQYNTYKSQYGSSFSTVLSQNGLTTKTFKEQLRSNLLLKEAVKDKVKITDKALKKQWKSYEPKVTVQHILVAKSDTADKVLDALKKDSSQANFTKLAKKYSTDTTTKNDGGKLSAFDNTDTTHTSKFLTAAFKLKNGEYTTSAVKTSDGYEIIRMIKNPGKGKMSDHTADLKKQIWDNDMSDSTVLQSVVSKVLKGGNVSIKDSDLKDILSSYLSTSSSSSSN; from the coding sequence ATGAAGAAATGGCTCATTGCCCTTGCTGGTGTCTTACTAACTTTCACCTTAGCTGGTTGTGGTAGCAAGACCGTTGCATCAACTTCCGGTGGTAAGATTACCGAAAGCCAATATTACAGTAGTATGAAGGGAACCTCTTCAGGTAAGCAAGTCTTACAACAAATGATTCTGAACAAGGTGCTCGAAAAGGATTACGGCTCAAAGGTTTCTACTAAACAAGTGACGAAGCAATATAATACTTACAAGTCACAATATGGTAGTTCTTTCTCAACGGTCTTATCACAAAATGGTTTGACGACTAAGACCTTCAAAGAACAATTACGTTCTAACTTATTGTTGAAAGAAGCCGTTAAAGACAAGGTTAAGATTACTGACAAAGCTTTGAAGAAGCAATGGAAGTCATACGAACCTAAAGTCACGGTTCAACATATCTTAGTTGCCAAGTCTGATACTGCTGACAAAGTCTTGGACGCTTTGAAGAAGGATTCTAGCCAAGCCAACTTTACTAAGTTAGCTAAGAAGTATTCAACTGATACGACGACTAAGAACGATGGTGGTAAGTTATCAGCCTTTGATAACACCGATACAACGCACACCTCTAAATTCTTGACGGCCGCTTTCAAGTTGAAGAACGGCGAATACACCACTTCTGCTGTTAAGACTAGCGACGGTTACGAAATCATTCGGATGATCAAGAACCCTGGTAAGGGTAAGATGTCTGATCACACCGCTGATTTGAAGAAACAAATTTGGGACAATGACATGAGCGACTCCACTGTCTTACAAAGTGTTGTTTCTAAAGTGCTTAAAGGTGGGAACGTTTCAATCAAGGATAGCGATTTGAAGGATATCTTATCGTCATACCTTTCAACCTCATCTTCATCAAGTTCTAACTAA
- a CDS encoding HIT family protein, with translation MTAFEPKLDDDCIFCKIIKGDIPSYTVYEDDMVKAFLDISQGTPGHTLVVPKTHVADIFGYDRDLASIVFARIPEIARAIKASDDNIIGMNIVNNNGAVAYQSVFHSHFHLIPRYSDKDDFRMIFKDNAKKYDETDYTRLQNAIKTELAH, from the coding sequence ATGACAGCTTTTGAACCAAAACTCGATGACGATTGTATCTTTTGTAAAATTATTAAGGGCGATATTCCGAGCTATACCGTTTATGAAGACGACATGGTCAAAGCCTTTCTCGACATTTCCCAAGGCACCCCTGGGCACACCCTCGTAGTACCCAAGACACACGTTGCTGATATCTTTGGCTATGACCGTGATCTTGCTAGTATTGTGTTCGCCCGAATTCCTGAAATTGCCCGCGCCATTAAAGCTTCTGACGACAACATTATTGGCATGAACATCGTTAACAACAATGGTGCGGTAGCTTATCAGTCCGTCTTCCACTCCCATTTCCACCTCATCCCACGTTACAGCGATAAAGATGATTTTCGGATGATTTTTAAAGATAATGCCAAAAAGTATGATGAAACCGACTACACCCGTTTACAAAACGCCATCAAAACTGAATTAGCACACTAG
- a CDS encoding YtxH domain-containing protein translates to MAKFIRNGLIGLGLSATAYMLINQKTPKALYTDIKSYVQEVLDAADDLQDAREEFSDAQRNLSVQMAHAAEVFDDIQTELDKFQFKIEPHMAIMKTRADHLQATLDHLTNTPD, encoded by the coding sequence ATGGCAAAGTTTATTCGTAACGGTCTGATTGGCTTAGGTCTCAGTGCCACGGCTTACATGTTGATCAACCAGAAAACACCCAAAGCACTCTATACTGACATTAAAAGTTATGTGCAAGAGGTTTTAGATGCCGCGGATGATTTACAGGATGCACGGGAAGAATTTAGTGATGCGCAGCGTAACCTGAGTGTCCAAATGGCCCACGCAGCCGAAGTTTTTGATGATATTCAAACTGAACTGGACAAATTTCAATTCAAAATTGAGCCCCATATGGCAATTATGAAGACGCGAGCTGATCATCTACAAGCAACCTTAGATCACTTAACTAATACACCGGATTAA